Genomic DNA from Haloplanus aerogenes:
GTTCCCGAGGCGTTGATGCCCGCAATCGAGGAACTGGAGGACGCGTACGAGCGGTACGTCCTGAACAACGAGGACGGCTTCATGGACGACTTCCGTGAGCGGCTGGCGGATTTCGGCGGGCGCCCGACGCCCCTCCAGCACGCCAAGCGGCTCTCGGATCGCTACGACTGTGACGTGTATCTCAAGCGCGAGGACCTGCTCCACGGCGGCGCACACAAGCTGAACAACGCGCTCGGGCAGGTCCTCCTGGCGAAGTATATGGGGAAAGAGCGCATCATCGCGGAGACGGGCGCCGGGCAGCACGGCACGGCGACAGCGATGGCGTGTGCCCACCTCGGCATGCCCTGCGAAGTGTACATGGGCCGGCGTGACATCAACCGCCAGCGCCCCAACGTGTTCCGGATGCGCCTCAACGGCGCCGAGGTGAACCCCGTGACCGTGGGCCGCGGCACGCTGAAGGAGGCCATCAGCGAGACGATGCGCGACTGGGCGACCAACGTCGAGGACACCCACTACGTCATCGGCTCGGTCGTCGGCCCCCACCCGTTCCCGGCGATGGTGCGGGACTTCCAGCGAGTGATTTCGGAGGAGGCACGCGAACAGATCCGAGAGAAGGCGGGCCAACTTCCCGACTCCGTCGTCACCTGTGCCGGCGGCGGATCGAACACCATGGGCGTCTTCGCGGAGTTCGTCGACGACGAGGACGTGGGCCTCTACGCCGTCGAGGCCGGTGGCAGCAGTCTGGAGGTAAACGAGGAGGAAGGCGTCGCGCCCAACTCCGCGACGCTATCGACGGGGACGGAGGGCGTCCTCCACGGGTCGCGGACGCGTGTATTGCAGGACCGCGACGGGCAGATCATGGAGTCCCACAGCGTCTCCGCCGGCCTCGACTACGCCGGCGTCGGCCCCGAACTCGCGGATCTGACCGACCGCGGGCGCGTCACGGCTGTCAACGTCGACGACGACCGGGCGCTGGAGGGGTTCCACCGTCTCTCCCAACTGGAGGGCGTGATCCCTGCCCTCGAATCCGCACACGCCGTCGCCTACGTCGAGGCACACCACGACGAACTCGGTGACGTGGTCCTCCTCAACGTCTCCGGGCGCGGCGACAAGGACCTGGAGACGGTTCTGGAGGAGACCCACAACCGCGACATCGAGAACGCCCCCGACATCGACACCTTCGCGGCGACGGGGGGATTCCAGTGAGCCGTATCTCGGCGGCGTTCGAAGACGGTCCGGCCTTCATCCCCTATCTCGCCGCCGGCGACCCCAACTACGAGGCGTCGCTGTCGTACGTGGAGGCGCTCGAACGCGGCGGCGCGGACGTGATCGAACTCGGTCTGCCCTTCTCCGAACCTATCGCGGAGGGGCCGACCATCCAGAGCGCCATCGTCCGGTCGCTGGAGGGCGGCATGACGCCCACGCGCTTTTTCGAGTTCGTCGAGGACCTCGACGTGGACGTCCCGCTCGTCTGCATGACCTACTACAACCTCATCTACCAGTTCGGCGACGACGAGGAACGGGGGCCGGAGGCGTTCGTCCGCCGCGCCGCGGAGGTGGGCATCGACGGCTTCGTCGTCCCCGACCTGCCGGCCGAGGAAGCCGACCCGTTGCGCGAGGCGTGCGATGCTCACGACTGCGAACTCATCTTCATCGTCGCGCCGACGACGAAAGGGGAGCGCCTGGAGCGCATCATGTCGCAGGTGTCGGGCTACGTCTACGTGCAGGCGCGACTCGGGACGACCGGCGCGCGGACCGACCTCTCGGATCAGACCGACGCGAGCCTCGAACGGATCGCCGAGTGGGACGTTCCCAAGGCGGTCGGCTTCGGCATCTCGTCGGGCGACCACGCCCAGCGAGTGATCGAGGCGGGCGCTGACGGTGTCATCGTCGGCTCCGCGCTGGTCGATATCGTCGCGCAGGGCGTCGAACGCGGCGATCCGCCGGTGACGGTCGCCAATCGTCTGGAGTCGAAGGCCCGGGAACTCAAGGAGGGCGCACTCCGGGGGGCACCGTCGGACGAACAGCCGCATCCGGAACGTACATAAGCGCCACTGGTACAGGGTAACACATGAATACGGGAACACGCGCACGCCTTCAGCGCATCTCCACGGACGACCGCTTCCTCATCGTCCCCATGGACCACGGCGTCACCATGGGGCCGGTGAAGGGGCTGGTCGACATCGAATCGACGATCGACGCCATCACCGACGGCGGCGCGGACGCCGTCCTCACGCAGAAGGGCGTCGCGCCGCGCGTCCACGACAACAAGAACGGCGCGGGCTACATCGTCCACCTCAACGGCTCGACGAACATCGGTCCGGACGAGGACGACAAACGCCGGACCGGAACGGTCGAGGCCGCCCTCCGCGCCGGCGCCGACGCCGTCTCCTTCCACATCAACGTCGGCTCGGAGTACGAACCCGAGCAGATGACCGACCTCGCTCGCGTCACCGAACGCGCCGAGGAACTCGGCCTGCCGACGCTCGCGATGGCCTACGCCCGCGGCCCGGGCATCGACGAGGACGACCCCGAGGCCCTCGCTCACGCCGTCCGCCTCGCCGAGGAACTCGGCGCCGACGTGGTGAAGACGGGCTACAGCGGCGACGGCGAGAGCTTCACCCCCGTCTGTGAGGGGACTCGTCTGCCCGTCGTCATCGCCGGCGGGAGTCGCGGGACGGATCGGCAGACGGTGCGGATGGTCCGCGGCGCGATGGACGGCGGCGCCGCCGGCGTCTCCATGGGTCGCTCCATCTTCCAGCACGACGACCCCGGCGCCATCACGCGCGCCATCTCCGCGATCATCCACGACGACGCGGGCGTCGACGAGGCGCTGCAGCGCGGCGGTCTGCTCGAAGCCTAACCCGACCCGCTATCCGCCACGTTGAAGCCACGGCGTCCCGAGTTCCCGGTAATGACACGGAGCGTGTGGCTGAAGGCCGACGGGGACGTCGGCGACTGGGAGACGCGGAAGGAGCGTATCACGGCCGGCCTCGAAGCCGGTGTCGACTGGGTACTTGTCGACGAGGCCGACGTGGCACAGGTGCGCGAACTCGGTGACGTGAACGTGGCGGCGTTCCGGACGGACGCGGATCTCGTCGAGGACGCCGAACCCGAGCGACCGGACGCCGACGCCTACATCGTCGGCAAAAATGGGGAAGGTGACGGCACGGTCGACCTCCCGCCCGACTTCTCCGGCTCTGCCGACCTCTCGACGCTCCGCCGCGACGACGACCGGGCGCAGGGCGCCTACGTTCGCATCTTCAGCGAGGATTACGAAGCCTTCGCCGAGGCGGCCGCGAAAGACGCCGAGTACACCATCGTCGTCGGCGAGGACTGGACGATCATCCCCCTCGAAAACCTCATCGCGCGCATCGGGGAGGAGACGGACCTGATCGCCGGCGTCACGAGCGCCGAAGAGGCCCAGACCGCCTTCGAGACGCTGGAACTCGGCGCCGACGGTGTCCTCCTCGATTCCGGCGACCCGGACGAGATTCGGTCGACCTGCGAGGTGCGCGACGCCGCCGAACGCGAACACCTCGACCTGCAGTACGCCGAGGTGACGAAAGTGGAGCGAACGGGCATGGCCGACCGGGTCTGTGTCGACACCGGATCGCTCATGGAACACGACGAGGGGATGCTCGTCGGGTCGATGTCACGCGGGCTCTTTTTCGTCCACGCCGAGACAGCGGAGTCGCCGTACGTCGCCTCCCGGCCCTTCCGGGTGAACGCCGGCGCCGTCCACGCCTACGCCCGGACGCCCGGCGGCGGGACGACGTACCTCTCGGAGCTCCAGAGCGGCGACGAGGTGCAGGTGGTCGACACCGACGGCAACACCCGCGAGACGGTCGTCGGCCGCGTCAAGATCGAGAAACGGCCCATGTTCCGCGTCCAGGCCGAAGTCGAGACGGAGGAGGGCGTCGACCGCATCGAAACGCTCCTCCAGAACGCCGAGACGATCAAGGTCCACACCCGCGAGGGCCGGACCGCCGTCACGGATCTGGAAGCCGGCGACGAGATGCTCGTCTACTACGAGGACGTGGCCCGGCACTTCGGCGAGGCGGTCGAGGAGAGTATCATCGAGAAGTGAGGGCCGTTGTAACTGTTTCCCGCCGGTTCGCCGCCCCGTCCCGGCGAACCGGTGGAACTGACTTACAACGGGCCTCATGACAGTGAAGCGGATTCCGGTCCCGACCGAGACGACCGCCGGCGGAGAGACCAACGCCTACCTCGCGGGCACGGTCCTGATCGACCCTGCCGCCCGCACCGACACCCTCGACGCCGCCGTTGCGGAGCGGAGAGTGGATCACATCGCCATCACCCACGCCCACCCGGACCACGTCGCCGCCGTCGCTCACTACGCCGCCGAGACGGGGGCGACCGTCCACGCGCGCCGTGGCCGCGAAGCACGATTCGAGGCCGCCACCGGCGTCGTCCCCGACCGCACCTTCGTCGAGGGTGAGCGAGTAGGTGATCTGACCGTCCTCGACACGCCCGGTCACGCGCCGGACCACGTCGCGTTCGAGACGGCCGGGGGTATCGTCTCTGGTGACCTCGCTCGCGCGTCGGGGAGCGTCGCCGTCGCCGCACCGGAGGGTGACATGCGCGCGTACCTCGTCGCCCTTCGTCGCCTCCTCGCTCGCGACCCACCGCGCCTGTTTCCGGGGCACGGCCCGACCATCGACGACCCGCGGGCAACCCTGCGTCGGCTCTACGATCACCGTCTCGACCGGGAGCGCCGGATCGAACGCGCGGTGCGGGCGGGCGCCGACTCCGTCGACGCCGTTCTCGACGCCGCGTACGATCAGGATCTGACCGGCGTGCGTGACCTCGCGGCGGCGACGGTGCGCGCCCACCTCGACAAACTCGCCGCCGAGGGGCGGGTCCGGTTCGACCGGGAGACGGGACAGGTCGGAGTGGCGTAGCCCCCCAGCGACGGTCTTTTGTCCGCTCTCCGTCCACGCCCGGTATGGAGTCGCTCGAAGCCGAACTCGACCGGGCGCGGGAGTTGGAGGTGAGCGAGTTGGCCGACGCCATCGAGTCCATCGGCTTCGAGTGTACGCGATGCGGCGCGTGTTGCAAAAGCGAGGGAGACGATCCGCACACGGCCACGGTGTTCCCCGACGAGGTGCGCGAGTTGCAGGCGGCGACGGACGACGATTACGACTGGCGTGACGTGGCCCGGCCCATGCCCTACGGCCTCTCCGAGGGACCGGACGGCCTGGAGGGCGAGACGTTCGAGTGGGCGCTCCAGACGGACGCTTGCGGCGACTGCACGTTTTACGAAGAGTCGGAGGGCCAGGGGCGGTGTACCGTCCACGAGGACCGGCCGCTGATCTGTGAGACCTACCCCTTCAGCGTCGCGCTCGGAGGGACGAGCCAGCCGATGGGCGAGGCGGTGGACGAGGCGGGGATGGTCCGCGCCCACGAATGTGAGGGTCTCGGCCGCGACATCGCCCGCGAGGATGCCGAGGAACTGGCCCGGGCGCTCAAAGAGCGAGCGATCAGGGAGCTAGAGGAAGCCATCGGCGTCCGCGATTCGTACCGGCCGGTCGAGCGCGAGGCGGGTGAGGTAGTCGTCTACGACTCCGAGGGACCGAAAACCCGCGACGGAGCGCCGCATTGACGGCGATACACCTTTAACCATCCCGACACAGGTTGGCATGGAGGTTTACACTGTGGAGATCTCAGATAACCTGTTGTGTCTGTTCAGCGCGCGTGTGCGGTCGGAGGACGGATCGTACGTGATCGAGGTACCCCAGCGAGAGATCGAGACGGGGTCGGTCGATCCCGACGAAACGTACCGGGTCGCACTCATCTCCCGGGAGCGGGCGGAGACGGAGGAGACGGTCGAGTCCGAGACGCCCACGTCCGAGCCTCAGCCACCCGTCGAGGTCGGTGAGATTCGGTACGTCGAGATCGAAGATATCGGCAAACAGGGCGACGGCATCGCCCGCGTCGAGCGCGGCTACGTCATCATCGTCCCCGGCGCCGAAATCGGCGAGCGCGTCAAAATCGAGATTACCGAAGTCAAATCCAACTTCGCGGTCGGTGAGATCATCGACGAAGACTTCTGACGACGCGTGCCGTTCCGTCCTCCCGCCCAAGACCTATGCCGACGGGTACGTGAACACCCGCTATGCGCCGCCGTGCCCTCCTCTCCCTCGGCCTGACGGCCGCGACGGCTGGCTGTCTCGGCCCAGCGTTCGGATTCGGTAGCGACTGCCCTCGTGGTGCCTCGCTCCGCTTGCGCCCCACGACCGACGCGGACACCGCCGAGGGTGCCAGTGATCGGATCGACACGCTCTCCCCGCCCGAACGCGAGGCTATCGCGGCCGCCCTCGACGGCGACGAACCGACGATGTGGCTGCCGGAGTCGGCCTCTGAGCCGTTCACCAGTTCGACGTACTTCGCCAGCGACGGGACGTACTACGCCGTCGAGACACCGCTCGTCACGACCGTCGATCGCATCGGCTATGGGGTCAAACTCGACGCCGGCCCCGACGTGGACACGAGCGGTCGTGCCGTCGCCTTCGACGACCTGCGGGAAATCGACCGTCTGGCGCTGTTCGCGCTCCTCGGCTACCCGAACAGTCGCGAGATGGAGAAGTTCGAACGCGCCCGCGCCATCAGCATCGGCGGCACGCTCGTCTTCCCCGACGACGAGACGCAGGCTCGCTCCGAACTCGCCCCGGACCCGGCCTACGACGTGATCCGGATCGGTGCACACGACTTCCGGTTCCAGCTCGTCGAGACGCGGGACGCGGTGGTCGAAACCCGTCGAGTCGACGTGGAGAGCGTCGCCACGTCCGCGAGCGAACTCGCCGCCATCGTCTACGACCGCTACGGGATCGACCTCGACGAGCGTGTCCTCTCCGCCGAGCAACGCGAGATCATCGAGACGGCCATCGACGAGGGCTACGACGAGTGCGCGCCGTACACCGACGCCTACGCGGACCTGCAGTCGATGCTCGGGGGCACCGACTTCGACGACGACGGCGAACGCGTCGACTACGCCAACTACCGGGACCGCTGGTACTTCGTCCAGCTCTCGGAGTACGTCGCCTAGTCGGCCGACCCCATCGACTCGACCGCCGCGAACCGGGACAGATCGGCGTCGACCTCCACCTCACCCAGTGAGGTGTAGGGCCGATTCACGACGATGTCGCCGGCCGTCGACCGGCCCACGCCCGGGAGCGTGGTGAGTTCGTCCATCGACGCCGCGTTCAGGTCGAGTGGGTGCGGGACGCCCGTCACCGAGCGATAGCCGTGATCGACGATCGCCACGTCCATCGTGGTTCCCAGTTCTCGTTTGCCGGGCACGGCGACCAGTAGGGGGTACGTTCCTAGCTGTCGGCCGAAGGTCTTCCCGCCCTCGTGGTACTCCAGATGCACGTTCGGTAGCACGGTCCCCGGCGGGGCGACCCGGCGGAGCATCGGCTGGTCGATTTCCTCGCGCACCTCGCGTTTGTACCGCTTGAACTGCTTCTTGTGGTCGCGGGCGATGTCGGCGCCGGTGTCGCTCATCTCCGTCCCCGCGAAGGCCATCACCTGCCGGATGTTGATCCGGCGGAGCATCAGCCCCTCGTCGTACACGCGCTGGAGGAAGCGCTTGTTGTGGTCGAACGTCTCCTCGCGCTCTCCGGCGAGGCCGTGGACGAGGTTGATGCCGGGGAGGAGTTTCGGGAGGCGGTTCGCGGCACCGTCGCCGGTCGTCGGGGCGTCGGCCGGATCGTCGCCCGGCCGCCACCCCGCCTCCTCGTTGACGACGCGCACCGCTTCCAGACACTCGTCGGCCGTGACGAGCAGGTTGTTCTCCTCCTGCACGACCGGGTCGGCGGATTCGAGGCCGAAGGCGGCGGTGTCGCCCGCCGTGTTGTGTTCGGCGATGATCCGGATGGCCTCGCGGGATTTCTCCGGATAGTCGACGATGGTGACGGGGTTCATGTTGTCGAGGTGGAACGTCCCCAGATCGGGCGCCACCTCGCGGATGCCGCCGTACAGGCGGCGGAGGGCGTCCGGGTTGGGTGCCTCGCCGTCGCCGCCGAAGGCGAGGATGTCGGCCTGTCGGCCCAGCCGGAAGTGACGAACGCCCCGGTCGTAGAGTGCCTCGACTTCGCGGACGACCGACTCGGCCGAGCGGAAAGCCGGGTTGCCGTACAGCGGTTCGGTGCAGAACGAACACCGGTAGGCACAGCCCCGCGAGGTTTCGAGTTCGGCGATCAGGTAGTCGGGGTGGTTGGGGTGGTCCTCGACGATGAAGGCGCCTTTCGCGGCCCAGCGGTCGAGTTCCTCGTTGTCGCGCATGCGGTCGCCGAACCCCTCCAAGCCACTCGCTACGAGGTCGTGGGCCGCCGCCTCCACGTCCCCCTTGGCCACGAAGTCGTAATCGAGGTCCTTGCGCTCCATGTCCTGCGCGCCAGCGTTCTCCTCGCCGACGCCGAAGCGGACGGGGCCGCCCATGAGCGTCGTGCCGTCCGCGGTCCACGCCAACTCCCGCACCTCGTCGGGTTCGGCGGGCGTGCCGCCCACGTACTTTCCGGGGACGGTCATGCCGCCGAGGTAGATCAGGAGGTCGGGGTCGGCCACGTCGCCCCACTTCGACCGGTCGTCGCGGAGTTCGTCGATGGTGTGATACGCGATCCGCGACTCGGCAACGCCGGCGTCGACCAGTGCGCCGGCGGTGAAGCGAGGGTACGTCGAGACGTACGGCGGGACCCCGAAGTGTGCGGGTTCGTCGACGTAGCCGTCGACGATGGTAACCGTGAGATCGGCGGGGTCGTTCATACGCCTGCGTTCGCGGTCGACGCGTAAAACCGTGTCCGTACCCCAGCCAAAAAGAATTAAATATCAGCTTAGGAATACTGTATTCGATAATCCTCTCTCCCCTGACTGGCTTATGATTTTGAGATGTGCGAGTTAAGATCTAATTAGTGTCAAATAAAGGTGATATGTCAGATGAATTTCGGCGCTTCTGAAGCAAATAAGGAAAAAAATTGTAATAGTGAAGACAAATTGGCAGCATTATTTATTTCCCTGTCATATTTATCTAATATTCCACTAGAGGTACCTCCGAGTTCTTTCACCTTATCTAGGAAACCCACCGGTTCTTCTGACGAATTTTCAACTGCTTTGATTTTTCTCATCAATTCCTCCTTGTCTTCGTCGGGTAGTTCTGAGTCTTCAATTGAGTCGCGTAGAATTTGGACATTATCCAAAATGACTGGCCTAATTTGGTTGACAAATTTAGCACTCGCCTTAGCCATTGAGGTTGCTTCAACTACGTTTTCTATTTCGATACTAGTCCCCTCTCCAATACCGAGCATCTCTTTTCGAAGTTTTTCGTGCTCATTTTTTAATTCGTTTAATTCTTCGTATTTTCTTTTTGATTCTTTAGCAGTTCTAATCAATTCTGGAATCGTTTCACGGGCATAATTTCGCATCATATCGCCATAATCCGGGAACACCGAAATATCCGCTTCAGAAATATTATCCGCAGCATTTTCCAATTTTAGTTTAGCCTCTTCAAACTTGTCGATAGCTTTATTAAATTCATCGTTGCGCAGATGAATTTTGCCAGTAGAGACGATTTGCCTCGAATAGGCATAATTTTCTAAACTTCTAATAAGATTTTTATAAGATTTCTTAATATCTTGTCCAATAAGTTCTTTATCATCATTATCAAACATATGCTGCATGTTATCTTCTATCTTTTTCGCTCTCTCTATTGCTTTATCAAATTCGTCAACGGCAAGTGAATCATTCGTGTTCTTTGAATAATAGATTCCTTGCGCGAGATAATGGTAAAATTT
This window encodes:
- the trpB gene encoding tryptophan synthase subunit beta, yielding MSSETGKFGEYGGQYVPEALMPAIEELEDAYERYVLNNEDGFMDDFRERLADFGGRPTPLQHAKRLSDRYDCDVYLKREDLLHGGAHKLNNALGQVLLAKYMGKERIIAETGAGQHGTATAMACAHLGMPCEVYMGRRDINRQRPNVFRMRLNGAEVNPVTVGRGTLKEAISETMRDWATNVEDTHYVIGSVVGPHPFPAMVRDFQRVISEEAREQIREKAGQLPDSVVTCAGGGSNTMGVFAEFVDDEDVGLYAVEAGGSSLEVNEEEGVAPNSATLSTGTEGVLHGSRTRVLQDRDGQIMESHSVSAGLDYAGVGPELADLTDRGRVTAVNVDDDRALEGFHRLSQLEGVIPALESAHAVAYVEAHHDELGDVVLLNVSGRGDKDLETVLEETHNRDIENAPDIDTFAATGGFQ
- the trpA gene encoding tryptophan synthase subunit alpha gives rise to the protein MSRISAAFEDGPAFIPYLAAGDPNYEASLSYVEALERGGADVIELGLPFSEPIAEGPTIQSAIVRSLEGGMTPTRFFEFVEDLDVDVPLVCMTYYNLIYQFGDDEERGPEAFVRRAAEVGIDGFVVPDLPAEEADPLREACDAHDCELIFIVAPTTKGERLERIMSQVSGYVYVQARLGTTGARTDLSDQTDASLERIAEWDVPKAVGFGISSGDHAQRVIEAGADGVIVGSALVDIVAQGVERGDPPVTVANRLESKARELKEGALRGAPSDEQPHPERT
- a CDS encoding 2-amino-3,7-dideoxy-D-threo-hept-6-ulosonate synthase — its product is MNTGTRARLQRISTDDRFLIVPMDHGVTMGPVKGLVDIESTIDAITDGGADAVLTQKGVAPRVHDNKNGAGYIVHLNGSTNIGPDEDDKRRTGTVEAALRAGADAVSFHINVGSEYEPEQMTDLARVTERAEELGLPTLAMAYARGPGIDEDDPEALAHAVRLAEELGADVVKTGYSGDGESFTPVCEGTRLPVVIAGGSRGTDRQTVRMVRGAMDGGAAGVSMGRSIFQHDDPGAITRAISAIIHDDAGVDEALQRGGLLEA
- a CDS encoding 3-dehydroquinate synthase II; this translates as MTRSVWLKADGDVGDWETRKERITAGLEAGVDWVLVDEADVAQVRELGDVNVAAFRTDADLVEDAEPERPDADAYIVGKNGEGDGTVDLPPDFSGSADLSTLRRDDDRAQGAYVRIFSEDYEAFAEAAAKDAEYTIVVGEDWTIIPLENLIARIGEETDLIAGVTSAEEAQTAFETLELGADGVLLDSGDPDEIRSTCEVRDAAEREHLDLQYAEVTKVERTGMADRVCVDTGSLMEHDEGMLVGSMSRGLFFVHAETAESPYVASRPFRVNAGAVHAYARTPGGGTTYLSELQSGDEVQVVDTDGNTRETVVGRVKIEKRPMFRVQAEVETEEGVDRIETLLQNAETIKVHTREGRTAVTDLEAGDEMLVYYEDVARHFGEAVEESIIEK
- a CDS encoding MBL fold metallo-hydrolase, which codes for MTVKRIPVPTETTAGGETNAYLAGTVLIDPAARTDTLDAAVAERRVDHIAITHAHPDHVAAVAHYAAETGATVHARRGREARFEAATGVVPDRTFVEGERVGDLTVLDTPGHAPDHVAFETAGGIVSGDLARASGSVAVAAPEGDMRAYLVALRRLLARDPPRLFPGHGPTIDDPRATLRRLYDHRLDRERRIERAVRAGADSVDAVLDAAYDQDLTGVRDLAAATVRAHLDKLAAEGRVRFDRETGQVGVA
- a CDS encoding YkgJ family cysteine cluster protein, translating into MESLEAELDRARELEVSELADAIESIGFECTRCGACCKSEGDDPHTATVFPDEVRELQAATDDDYDWRDVARPMPYGLSEGPDGLEGETFEWALQTDACGDCTFYEESEGQGRCTVHEDRPLICETYPFSVALGGTSQPMGEAVDEAGMVRAHECEGLGRDIAREDAEELARALKERAIRELEEAIGVRDSYRPVEREAGEVVVYDSEGPKTRDGAPH
- a CDS encoding TRAM domain-containing protein is translated as MEISDNLLCLFSARVRSEDGSYVIEVPQREIETGSVDPDETYRVALISRERAETEETVESETPTSEPQPPVEVGEIRYVEIEDIGKQGDGIARVERGYVIIVPGAEIGERVKIEITEVKSNFAVGEIIDEDF
- a CDS encoding radical SAM protein, coding for MNDPADLTVTIVDGYVDEPAHFGVPPYVSTYPRFTAGALVDAGVAESRIAYHTIDELRDDRSKWGDVADPDLLIYLGGMTVPGKYVGGTPAEPDEVRELAWTADGTTLMGGPVRFGVGEENAGAQDMERKDLDYDFVAKGDVEAAAHDLVASGLEGFGDRMRDNEELDRWAAKGAFIVEDHPNHPDYLIAELETSRGCAYRCSFCTEPLYGNPAFRSAESVVREVEALYDRGVRHFRLGRQADILAFGGDGEAPNPDALRRLYGGIREVAPDLGTFHLDNMNPVTIVDYPEKSREAIRIIAEHNTAGDTAAFGLESADPVVQEENNLLVTADECLEAVRVVNEEAGWRPGDDPADAPTTGDGAANRLPKLLPGINLVHGLAGEREETFDHNKRFLQRVYDEGLMLRRINIRQVMAFAGTEMSDTGADIARDHKKQFKRYKREVREEIDQPMLRRVAPPGTVLPNVHLEYHEGGKTFGRQLGTYPLLVAVPGKRELGTTMDVAIVDHGYRSVTGVPHPLDLNAASMDELTTLPGVGRSTAGDIVVNRPYTSLGEVEVDADLSRFAAVESMGSAD